From the Aspergillus puulaauensis MK2 DNA, chromosome 1, nearly complete sequence genome, the window AGTGTTGGGCCCCTCCCAGGAATTTGTCAATCATGCTAATGGTTCAAGCAGGGTTCCCTTGTCGAAGAATCCAGCGGGGAACATGCGGTTCAACTCGTGGTCTTCCAAGAACAGTCCCGCGCCTGGTGAAAACACCCCTATGTACCGTGGCCGACTTGGCTTTTCCAATCGTCACAATTGGACTGATAACGCATCTGGCGGTTCTTCCAAGACTGCTCTCCCAAGCACCCCTTGTGCCGAACCTCGTTCAGAGAGGTCTAGCCCCCATAAGGAGAACGTCAAGGCTGGATCCTTGTCCCCCATGTCGTCGCGCAGGGAGATCATCGTGAACTCTCCGCGATCCGTGATGTAGCGCAACAGGTTTTCAACATCTGTCGCCGCGCCGTTTGGATTCCGAGGCTATGGATGCCCAAATTAGGTGCCTACGACATTCGTCTCTGCTGTTTCCTTCCAGAGGTCACGAAGGGTGAGAAGCATGAGACAACAGGAGATTCAACCACCACAAAAAAACATGACCTACGGTATTCTTTTTAGCTTTCTGCACAACATGCCCGGAAGTTTACATCTGTTACCGCTGGTTTCCATATCACGCCTATTTCTCTCCTATTGTTCCGCTATCTCTTCCTTGACCGCTATTCTGGACTTCTTGAGCTTTTGACGTGCTGTATGAGAGTATCTGTTCTTGATTTCTTGACGACATCCGAGGTTCGACGAACCGAAAATGATTTCATTCAGGATTCGCATGTGTTAACAGTTTGTTTTTTTGATGGAGGactgaagatggcgaaaGCAAGATGCTGTTATTTTCTGTATCTGTCTAGCAGTGTattctcgatttcttccCAGCAAAACAGGCTGCTTAGTCTAGCATTAATGAAAATGTTGCAGCAAAAGCAGTGCTTCTATCGTAAATGTTGAAGCTTGGCAGAAGTTTTGATTCGTTCGGCATGAAAAGGactggatgtggatgtgtAATTTGAGGAACAGAGGTGAGCAAGTATTATTTCGAGTCATCAATTCTTTTCGACGTAATAGTCTGCTGTCTCTAGCAATGATTAAGAATGCAGTAGCAAGTGGGCAATGCCGAACAAAACGCCGAAGCTGTATGAGGTCTATGGATCACGATTGGCATGAATAGCAGGGGTGTCTgagcaatatatatatatctctaaacGAACAAATCCATCAATTTTCTTCCTCAATGGCGGCCTGACCGCTCCAAGTCGTCGTCTGTGAGTTCATACGCAGGCCTATATTCCTCCTTCACCGGATCCCATAGACTTGGGTTCGGATGCGTATTTGAGAGCCCGCCCAGGCTCGTGTAACCTTTATCATAGAGGGAGCAGTACTCCAGTTGAAGGTGGCGAAGGAACGCCCAGATTTCAGCGTAACGCCAGTCAACAACGGGGTGAATGCGCATAAAATCGGGCCAGCCGCTGTCTGTTGGGTCGAAGTTCGTCAAGTTGGTGCCATGCGGGTCCGTCCGCCTCATGCCGACAAAGATAGCCTTCACCGAGGGATTCTTGTCCAGGTAGTCCTCAAACCCCGATCTAAGAGTTGTCTGCGCGTTCTTTGTATACCTCGCGAGGTCTAAATGGTAGATCTGTTTTGACCAGTTGACAAAGTCCTCCATTTCCGTGAAAGGgtcggcctcggcgacgtACATTGCGGGGATTAAGGGGCGCTTTATTTCATCGATTGGGAGCTTCGAGTTGAGCGCggcgaggaaaagaatgAGTAAGACGAGGCAGTCTTTCCCGCCATTATAAGAGAGAGCGATTTCGTCGAGGGAGTATTTTTGGAGTGAGTCGTCGATGATGTTGAGGGAGGTGCGGGCTCGGGTCTGGACACGGGCGAGGAGGGAATTGGGCTCGTGAAATTCGGCGAGAAAGGCTTGCACTCGCGTGTGGCAGGACGTTATTACAGACGTGAGGGATGTTGCGTGCTGTGATGGTATTGACTGTGGGAGGTATGAATGTGGTTGTGGCTCGGCTGTAGATGACATCGTGTCGGCGGCTGTGGATGCGCGAGGTTGTAAGGGAACAGGGTCGAcggaggctgcggaaggGGGTGTCATATCAATTGAGCGGGCGTTCAGGACATGGACGCAGTGTTGATTAAGACTTAGAAagagggaggaaagagggagttggagtcCGCTCGGGGAGTTGGGGAGTTGGGGAGAATGTTCTGGTCTGAATCTCCGCCCCGCCCTCCCCGCAGTCCGAGGCTGTTGTTCTGCTTTCTGACCGCTTCCAACATTGGACATACTTGGGGTATACATTCCATTAACTGGCCAGTCCATGTGATATTATAGCGTCTCTAAGCCAAAGCAGACATCTCTGGGGGTGAATGGATATCCAGAAATTGTTAAACTGCCGATGTCGATtagattctattaatatttgCTAAAACTAACTTAtcttgccttttctttttactATAGGCTATAGCAGGTTACTTAGGCTTCCGGCGTCCTTGGGTCTGAGAAAAGTCAAGTGGGATTTGTTGCATTTTCGGTTCTGGGCATTTATATACATTTGTTGCTGTGTTTTAAGCTTAAGCCTCGGGACAGGCCACCATCTGTCTCCGCCATGACAAGGTAACTTGAATTCTTCACAAAATCCATCCACcgtctttcttcttttttcttgcaATCACCAGATACTGTATGCCCTGTCGGAAAGCCATCTAGCAACAATCATAAAGGGGGGCCAACGGCGGTTAAAGAAGATTTCTCAATCTTACTCGTTTCTGAAATCGCTATTCGGGCTCCATATTCACCATTGTTTCCAAGAGCCTTAGGGGCAACCAGATGTGAGATTCTACAGGACTTGCTGCTCCAGTCCATCGTCCTGCTGTACGCCGTAACTCTACCTATCGACCTCCTTTCCTATCAAAGTCCACGAACCAATGTCGTTAGACAAGTCATATTGGCACTGCCTGCCTGCAGAGATCCGCCTCTTGGTCCTGGAAGCCTTACCACAGGCCAATTGTAGCCTGGCTGGCTTCGCTACAGTGTCGCGAGAGTGGCAGAACATCATCGAGCGGCACAATTTTGCCCGAATCAAGCTCACACCGTCACGACTCGCTGGTTTTGGCTCGATGGTTTATCGTAACCGGGCTCTCGTGCGCTATATATAGCTTTGCTTGGAACTCCAAGAATATGGCTGCGCAATGTGCGCGCCTGAAGGTATGGAGATTATGGGAATCAGCGACGCGGACAACGCCCTGATTACCGCAGAATTTGTGGATCTGTTCTCAACTCTCAGCACATGGGAACCGAAAGGCAACTTGCTACTTGATATAAGTGTCCACTCTCCCAGTGACTCAGAACACTGGTTCAAATATCTGACCTTTGAGCCTGACTTTTCTTCGGACGAGTGTGGCCGCTCTCTGTGTAAAAAGCCAATGCTGGCCAAACTCGACAACCACCAGCACGGTTGGATTGCTGGCAATCGAGACTCCTCCCCTCCAAGTACTGGCATCCACAAGGTTTTCGATGAAATCATGGGCGAAGGACCATTCTATAATGACGAACAGGAAAACCAGTGGTGGCAGCAACTGCCATTAGTCCCGGTGGTAACAGGTATGCTTTTACGACAACAGACCCGCCGACGATGGAAGCCAACGGCGTTGGCACAGATATTTTCACGTCTTCCACAGCTCAAGGAGATTTACTACGAGCCCCGGAGAGAATGGTATAATATTCAGCAGCTCTGGACGGATGAATGTGGTGCGAGTGCGCCAGTTCGTCCTTCTCTGTGTTATATTGCTTACCACTGACAACCTACCAATCTTTGTATTTGATGTAGCTTTCCAATCGCTTTTTGAATCACTCGATGCTAGCCAACTACGGAGGCTCGTGTTATTCGAGAACTTTAATCAACAGTATCCAATCAGTTTTGTTTCTAGTGTTTCGGAATGCGACGCTATTCGAACCCCAGCGTTTGATGTCAGCCAGGCAGTCGCCAGAACCAGTCTCAATCTTGAACACCTCTCAGCGTCGTTTATTGTAGATGCGAGCTATTTCTTCGATGCTCGCGAGCATTCCTGGAGGTGGCCCAACTTGACTTCGCTTGCGCTGACTTCGCGCCTGCTAGCGCCTGATGAGAGTCCGGCCGAGGTTGATAACATGCTCCAAtcagcggcagcagcagccatgaAGATGTCAAGGCTTGAAACAATCGAGATATGGAATGGGCGAGAGGGATTGGCGATGCTCTTTAGATACCAGCTAGCTAGAGGAGGCCGGCCTGCTGTGATAACCTGCAGAGGAACATGGGAATTCGCCCTGAGGGAACCTGTAGTCCAGGCGTGGGAAGGCGTGGCACTGAATAATCATGGCCAGGGATGCGTTATTGTAAAGGAGCTACTGGACAACGGTGTGGTGATTGAGTCTCATGGTGATGCAATCCACCATTCGAGCCTGGTGATTCGGCCAGTTTCGTTGCAGCAGACTCGGATGGAGCACAGAATTCGTAAGAGAGTGAATAGGTAGGAGCTCAATCTTGACCAGCCGCTCGCTTTCTGTGTGGGAAAAAAGGGAATTTGTACTTACTTAGGTAGCTCTTATTTGCACAGGGAAGGGGGTATATACCTCCGATATCCCACCAGTCAAGGCATGATTAGTCGGCCTTCTCGGAAATACGGCATATGTTTTATCGTTACTACCTTAGGTATGTACATGCAGAATGTTAGATGTGTGAAGTCTCGCTGAATAATGACAAAAGAATACACTGAACAGTGTGATCAACCCAACAAGCCCGTAGCCAACGactccaaatcctccaaggtCTGGATCTGTCCCTCTCCggagggcttcttcttcttttcctgcttGTACCAGGgcactggctctggttcctgGACCTTTGTCCTCTTGCTCGGGCGCggctcctcttcttctccaccggACTCAGAGTACCCATCAGCcatgtcatcgtcctggTCATAGGGAGGCAGCTGAGCAACGGCCTCCTCTCgctcctcttcagccaggAGTTCCCGCTCCCTTGCCTTCcgcttctctttcttctcacGTTTCTTCTGCTTAGCAACAGCCTTATCCTCCATATCAGCGACCTGTGTGCGCTGTGCCTCCTCAGCCAAGAACCAGGTCTGCTGTTCCTTGGCATCACCGCGAGCCTTGAAggcatcctcgtcttccatTTCGTAGAGC encodes:
- a CDS encoding FAD synthase (COG:H;~EggNog:ENOG410PN2E;~InterPro:IPR002500,IPR014729;~PFAM:PF01507;~go_function: GO:0003824 - catalytic activity [Evidence IEA]), whose protein sequence is MSNVGSGQKAEQQPRTAGRAGRRFRPEHSPQLPNSPSGLQLPLSSLFLSLNQHCVHVLNARSIDMTPPSAASVDPVPLQPRASTAADTMSSTAEPQPHSYLPQSIPSQHATSLTSVITSCHTRVQAFLAEFHEPNSLLARVQTRARTSLNIIDDSLQKYSLDEIALSYNGGKDCLVLLILFLAALNSKLPIDEIKRPLIPAMYVAEADPFTEMEDFVNWSKQIYHLDLARYTKNAQTTLRSGFEDYLDKNPSVKAIFVGMRRTDPHGTNLTNFDPTDSGWPDFMRIHPVVDWRYAEIWAFLRHLQLEYCSLYDKGYTSLGGLSNTHPNPSLWDPVKEEYRPAYELTDDDLERSGRH
- a CDS encoding uncharacterized protein (COG:S;~EggNog:ENOG410PQ34), which translates into the protein MCAPEGMEIMGISDADNALITAEFVDLFSTLSTWEPKGNLLLDISVHSPSDSEHWFKYLTFEPDFSSDECGRSLCKKPMLAKLDNHQHGWIAGNRDSSPPSTGIHKVFDEIMGEGPFYNDEQENQWWQQLPLVPVVTGMLLRQQTRRRWKPTALAQIFSRLPQLKEIYYEPRREWYNIQQLWTDECAFQSLFESLDASQLRRLVLFENFNQQYPISFVSSVSECDAIRTPAFDVSQAVARTSLNLEHLSASFIVDASYFFDAREHSWRWPNLTSLALTSRLLAPDESPAEVDNMLQSAAAAAMKMSRLETIEIWNGREGLAMLFRYQLARGGRPAVITCRGTWEFALREPVVQAWEGVALNNHGQGCVIVKELLDNGVVIESHGDAIHHSSLVIRPVSLQQTRMEHRIRKRVNR